CAAACGCCGGACGCCTGGGCCCACTCCCCAGGGTAGAGCAACGCCCTGGTAACTGATGAGATTGTCGATCATGGCGAGCGCATCGCGGCCATGCCCGCGCGCCGCGAGAGCCTGCTCAACAGGATGGCCGAACAGCCCCGCATCGACGGGCCGACCATCCATCCCGGCACAGGCCGAGAGCAGGAGGGAAATTGCGATCGAGGCGAGCCCTGCAACACGGGTCATCAGTGATCCTTCAAGTAGCGGAACCAGTAAGTGGCGGCGACAATAATATTGCCGATGACGATGGGAACCAAATTGCCGATGGCCGGCACCAGCACAGGCGCCTTGGCCAGATCAACCCGAACGGCACGAGGAACGTGTTTACCACTTAATGCTCAAAGCGGAGCGCGACGAAAGTGGTGATTGGAAAGATGATGGCCGGCACTTTGCCGCTGACCCGGCGCCCAGCATAACTCAGCCAAACTGCGAGACAGACGTGCGCGTTGCAGAGGATGCTGGGGATCAGTTCCTCCAGCAACGCCAGACCGGCCTTGTCCGGCTTGTAGGCGTTGAGGTCGGAATGATCGTTGCGGACCATGCCTTGTCCCCCGAGGGCCGGGCAATATTGGCGAAAGCTGCGGGCCATGCAAAGGCACCGCCTTGACGCGGCCCGGACAGCCGCGAATGATGCTCCCGGCACTGCAGAACACCTGAAAATGGGGAAAGCATGGATATCGCCGTCATCGGCGGCGGCAACGGTGCTTATGCCGCCGCCGCGGACCTTGCCGAGCAGGGACACCGAATCAGGCTCTGGCGCCGCGATACCGCGGCCTTGGCGCCGCTGCGCGAGGCCGGCGGCATCGAGCTGATCGATTTCCGCGGCCAGCGCCAAATTCCGCTGGCGTTGATCACCAGCGATGCCGGCGAAGCGGTTAGCGGCGCCGATCTTCTCGTCAGCCCCCTTCCCGCCTTCGCACAGGCGGACGTTGCCCACGCCATCGCGCCGCATCTCTCCTCGGGGCAAGTGATTTACCTGCCGCCAGGGACCTTCGGCTCCTGCGTGATGGCACGCGCGATCGCCGATGCCGGAGGGCCGCACGATATCGCCATTGCCGAGGCCGGCACCCTGCCATGGCTGACGCGCAAAGCCGGAGCCGCCGCCGTCGCCATCACCACGCGCGCAACGCGGCTGCCGAGCGGCGTTTTTCCCGCCCGGCGCTCTGACGAAGCCTTCGCCGTGCTCGAGCAGGCTTTCCCCACCATCGAGCGACTCAAGGACGGCCTCGACGGCGCCCTGATGAACGCCGGCCCCATCATCCATCCGCCGCTGATCCTAATGAATGCCGGGCCGATCGAGTATTTCGAGCATTGGGACATCCACAACGAAGGCACCCAGCCTGCCATCCGCCGCGTCACCGATGCACTCGACGAAGAGCGCGTGGCAATTCGCGAGGCGCTCGGCTACGGCGCGCCCCACTTCCGCCTGGCCGACCACTACGACGATTCCCGCGAAGAATGGATGTACGGCAATGCCGCGCACGAACGCCTAGTCGACAGCGGCGACTGGCGCGAATCCCTTGACCTAATACGCCACCGCTACATGCGCGAGGACGTGCAGTACGGTCTCGCCCTTCTGGTCTCGATTGGGCGCTGGGCGGGCATCGAAACACCGATCGCCACCGGGCTGTTAGCCATCGCCTCGGCCACCTTGAATGAGGATATTTCCACTACTGGTCGAACTCTTGAATTACTGGAACTTCAATTACTTACACATGAAAATATGAAGAAATTTCTCAAGAAAGGATTCGCGTGACTGCATCGACGACTATCGCCGTGGTCGGCGCCGGGCGCATGGGCCGCGGGCTGGCCCATGTCTTCGCCTATGCCGGTCACCAGATCACACTGATCGACAGCAAGCCCCGCGCCGATGCCGAGCATGAGGCGCTACAGGCGGAGGCCTTCGCTGATATCGAGCGCAGCCTCGCCAGCCTTGTCGAATTCGGTGCCATGTCGGCGGCCAAGGTACCCGACATCCTGGGTCGCATTGCGGTCGTCCGGGACACGGGTCCTCTCGCGGCCGCCGAGGTGGTGTTTGAAGCAGTCCCAGAAACAATGGACGCCAAGCGCGAGGCCTTGGCACTAATTAGCCGCCACGTGCCGCCCGAAGCCATCGTCGCCTCGGCCACGTCAAGCATGATGGTTGACGAATTGGCGGCGATGATCGCGCGTCCGCGGCGCTTTCTCAACGCCCATTGGCTCAACCCGGCCTATCTCATCCCCTTAGTCGAGATCAGCCCCGGCAAGGAAACCGACGCGAGCGTCGTAGAATATCTCGAAGGCCTTCTAAAAGAGGTCGACAAGGTGCCCGTGGTCTGTGCCGCCTCGCCGGGCTTCATCGTGCCGCGGCTACAGGCGCTAGCCATGAACGAAGCGGCGCGCCTGGTCGAGGAGGGCGTGGCCACGCCCGCAGCCATCGATACCGCAACACGCTTCGGGCTCGGCTTCCGCTTCGCCGCCATGGGCGTGATCGAGTTCATCGACTGGGGCGGCGGCGACACCCTCTATCGGGCCAGCGAATATCTGCGCGACCGCCTCGGCGCCGAGCGCTATGCACCACCCGAGAGCGTGCGCGAGAACATGAAAAGCGGCGCTATCGGCGTCAAGAGCGGCCGAGGCTTCTACGACTATGAGGGCCGCGACATGGACAGATATCAAAAAGAAACGCTGGGCCGCCTCCTGACCCTGCTACATCATCACGACCTCTTGAAGCCTCCTGCTTAGGCAATCGCCCGCCTATAAAGCTGCCAAAAGGTATGATCGAGGATCAGCAACATCACGAACAACCCTAGCGGGCCGGTCAGCAGGCAGGCGGAGTTCAGCGCACCAGTACCAGGGCAATATCTGGGAAGGCCACCAGCAGCAAGACCAGCCCGAACCCGCAAGCCATGAAGGGAATGGCAGCGAGATAAATCGTGCGCATGCCCGTGCCGGGTGGTGCCACGCCCTTCATGACGAACAGCAAGAGCCCGAATGGTGGTGTCGTCAGGCTGATCTCGAGTCCCAGCAGCACGATCACAGCAAACCATACGGGATCGAAGCCGAACTGTATTGCCAATGGGAAGAAAATCGGCACCGTCAGCAGCATCATTGAGAGCTGGTCCATGAACATGCCAAGAACGAGCAACGCCCCGAACATGGCGGTTAGTAACAAGAGTGGCGAGACTTGGCCCGAAGTGGCCCAGGTGATGAGCCCGCCGCTGGCGCCAGAAAAGGCCAGGATCTGCGCGAAAGTCGCCGACATCATGATGATCAGAAAGGCCATTGCCGTAACCCGCAGGGCGCCGCGCAAGCTGGCCACCAGCGCCTTCCAAGTAAGGCATCGCAGCACCGCCGCCAGGGTCGCCACCCCGACCACGCCAAAGGCCGCGGCCTCCGAGGGCGTAGCAATGCCACCAAGGATGACACCGATGACCAGGGCCACTACCAAGCCCATCGGCAGCATATCTCGCAGCAGCGCGACGATCTTGCGCCTGAGCGGCACCGGAGCCACGTCATAACCAGGCGCCGCCTCGGGATCGAGTCGCAGGCGCAGCCAGATCAGGCCGATATACATCAACGCAAGTATGAGACCGGGCAGCAGGCCAGCGATCAGCACCTTGCCGACATCGAGCTTGGCGAGGCTGGCTAGCAATACTGCCAGGCTCGACGGAGGAATGATCATGGCTAGGCCGCCGGTGCCAAGGATCGGCCCGATAGCCATGGCCGGCTTGTAGCCACGGCGGCTCATCTCCGGCACCATCAGCGAGCCCAACATGGCCGTATTGGCTATGCTGGAGCCGGACAAAGTGGCGAACATGGTGCCGCCGATCACGGTCATATAACTGAGCCGCCCGCGCACGCGCCCCAAACACAGGTCAAGCGCATCGAAGACACGCATCGCCAGACCTGTATGGAAGAACAGCTCGCCCATGATCAGAAATAGCGGTACCGGCACCAGGGTGAACAAGGTCACAGAAGAGATCGCATTGCCGATGAGCTGGCCGAGGCCATGTGGGCCGCCGAGAAAAATCCAGGCGCCCACTAGGTCCGC
The Alphaproteobacteria bacterium genome window above contains:
- a CDS encoding TRAP transporter large permease subunit → MEWLTTLALMLGMVVGLMALGVPVAFAFLIADLVGAWIFLGGPHGLGQLIGNAISSVTLFTLVPVPLFLIMGELFFHTGLAMRVFDALDLCLGRVRGRLSYMTVIGGTMFATLSGSSIANTAMLGSLMVPEMSRRGYKPAMAIGPILGTGGLAMIIPPSSLAVLLASLAKLDVGKVLIAGLLPGLILALMYIGLIWLRLRLDPEAAPGYDVAPVPLRRKIVALLRDMLPMGLVVALVIGVILGGIATPSEAAAFGVVGVATLAAVLRCLTWKALVASLRGALRVTAMAFLIIMMSATFAQILAFSGASGGLITWATSGQVSPLLLLTAMFGALLVLGMFMDQLSMMLLTVPIFFPLAIQFGFDPVWFAVIVLLGLEISLTTPPFGLLLFVMKGVAPPGTGMRTIYLAAIPFMACGFGLVLLLVAFPDIALVLVR
- a CDS encoding 3-hydroxybutyryl-CoA dehydrogenase, with the protein product MTASTTIAVVGAGRMGRGLAHVFAYAGHQITLIDSKPRADAEHEALQAEAFADIERSLASLVEFGAMSAAKVPDILGRIAVVRDTGPLAAAEVVFEAVPETMDAKREALALISRHVPPEAIVASATSSMMVDELAAMIARPRRFLNAHWLNPAYLIPLVEISPGKETDASVVEYLEGLLKEVDKVPVVCAASPGFIVPRLQALAMNEAARLVEEGVATPAAIDTATRFGLGFRFAAMGVIEFIDWGGGDTLYRASEYLRDRLGAERYAPPESVRENMKSGAIGVKSGRGFYDYEGRDMDRYQKETLGRLLTLLHHHDLLKPPA
- a CDS encoding NAD/NADP octopine/nopaline dehydrogenase family protein, whose product is MDIAVIGGGNGAYAAAADLAEQGHRIRLWRRDTAALAPLREAGGIELIDFRGQRQIPLALITSDAGEAVSGADLLVSPLPAFAQADVAHAIAPHLSSGQVIYLPPGTFGSCVMARAIADAGGPHDIAIAEAGTLPWLTRKAGAAAVAITTRATRLPSGVFPARRSDEAFAVLEQAFPTIERLKDGLDGALMNAGPIIHPPLILMNAGPIEYFEHWDIHNEGTQPAIRRVTDALDEERVAIREALGYGAPHFRLADHYDDSREEWMYGNAAHERLVDSGDWRESLDLIRHRYMREDVQYGLALLVSIGRWAGIETPIATGLLAIASATLNEDISTTGRTLELLELQLLTHENMKKFLKKGFA
- a CDS encoding formate/nitrite transporter family protein, whose product is MVRNDHSDLNAYKPDKAGLALLEELIPSILCNAHVCLAVWLSYAGRRVSGKVPAIIFPITTFVALRFEH